A window of the Brassica napus cultivar Da-Ae chromosome C5, Da-Ae, whole genome shotgun sequence genome harbors these coding sequences:
- the LOC106401736 gene encoding polynucleotide 3'-phosphatase ZDP-like isoform X5, giving the protein MPIVAEYAKSNRSSCKACSKAIASKTLRVGLISKGPGGFDMTRWHHLECFPADSVSIDSVDDVKGLSALEKDDQDALAKLVEQCGEPAKEVDEKEEEVTDPESDEIIGEKVKETKGSSASASVIAEYAKSSRSSCKKCSQTIAAKELRLGMVTRDSRGFDMTKWHHLGCFPVESVPVDSVEEIGGFSSLQSDDQDALKELVLQCGKETSVDKMEEDKDESVADKGLAEETNKRKHSQVEEEVEIKKAGSDEKSGQKVKETKDSSASSKVIAEYAKSSRSSCKKCSQPIAAKELRLGMVTRDSRGFDMTKWHHLGCFPVESVPVDSVEDIGGFSSLQNGDQDTLKELVQQCVNKTLKMDEDNDEIGTDYHQTEEANKRKHSQVGEMVVEDEVQTNENQPTTRKPKMNTSESTSQVVAEAEISFSASDVKEKYRDASLLPKWKAFETVIFLERDDGLNDSEKIATFDFDGCLAKTSVKKVGADAWSLMYPSIPEKLQSLYSHGYKLVIFTNESNIDRWKNKRQAAVDSKIGRLNSFIKRVEVPIQVFIACGVASSGGKDDLYRKPKPGMWQLMKKHFNSGIEIDMDKSFYVGDAAGRKGDHSDADIKFAQANGLKFFTPEEYFIA; this is encoded by the exons ATGCCAATCGTAGCCGAGTACGCGAAGTCGAACCGGTCTTCGTGCAAAGCGTGTTCGAAGGCGATCGCCTCGAAAACCCTAAGGGTGGGGCTGATTAGCAAGGGACCCGGCGGATTCGACATGACCAGGTGGCACCATCTTGAGTGTTTCCCTGCCGATTCGGTGTCGATTGATTCCGTCGATGATGTCAAAGGCTTATCCGCTTTAGAG AAAGATGATCAGGATGCTTTGGCGAAACTGGTGGAACAGTGTGGTGAGCCTGCTAAAGAA GTTgatgagaaggaagaagaggttACAGATCCTGAATCAGATGAAATTATtggggagaaggttaaggagaCGAAAGGTTCTTCTGCTTCTGCGAGCGTTATTGCTGAGTATGCTAAATCAAGCAGATCGTCTTGCAAGAAGTGTTCTCAGACGATTGCTGCTAAAGAACTGAGATTAGGGATGGTGACCAGAGACTCTCGGGGATTTGATATGACTAAATGGCATCACTTGGGATGTTTCCCTGTTGAATCAGTTCCAGTTGATTCTGTAGAGGAGATTGGTGGATTTTCATCACTGCAG AGCGATGACCAGGATGCACTAAAGGAATTGGTCCTACAATGCGGGAAGGAGACTTCGGTAGAT AAGATGGAAGAAGATAAAGATGAATCTGTAGCTGATAAAGGGCTAGCGGAGgagacaaacaaaagaaaacattctcag GTTGAGGAAGAGGTAGAGATTAAAAAGGCCGGATCAGATGAAAAAAGTGGGCAGAAAGTTAAGGAGACGAAAGATTCCTCTGCATCTTCAAAAGTTATTGCTGAGTACGCCAAATCAAGCAGATCATCATGCAAGAAGTGCTCTCAGCCGATTGCTGCAAAGGAACTGAGATTGGGGATGGTGACCAGAGACTCTAGGGGATTTGATATGACTAAATGGCATCACTTGGGATGTTTCCCCGTTGAATCAGTTCCAGTTGATTCCGTAGAGGACATTGGTGGATTTTCATCACTGCAG AATGGTGATCAAGATACACTAAAGGAGCTGGTCCAACAATGCGTGAACAAGACCTTG AAGATGGACGAAGATAATGATGAGATTGGAACTGATTACCACCAAACGGAGGaggcaaacaaaagaaaacattctCAG gttGGGGAGATGGTGGTTGAAGATGAAGTGCAAACCAATGAGAACCAACCGACTACTAGAAAACCTAAG ATGAACACCAGTGAGTCAACTTCTCAGGTCGTAGCTGAAGCAGAAATCTCCTTTTCAGCTTCTGATGTGAAGGAAAAGTACAGG GATGCCAGTCTATTACCCAAGTGGAAAGCGTTTGAGACTGTAATATTCCTTGAGCGG GATGATGGCCTTAATGATTCAGAGAAGATAGCTACATTTGATTTTGATGGATGCCTTGCAAAAACATCGGTGAAAAA AGTAGGTGCAGATGCATGGTCACTTATGTATCCTTCTATTCCTGAGAAACTGCAAAGTCTTTATAGTCATGGCTATAAGCTG GTGATTTTCACAAATGAGTCTAACATTGACCGGTGGAAAAACAAAAGACAAGCTGCTGTGGACTCGAAGATTGGACGCCTCAACAGTTTTATCAAGCGTGTAGAGGTCCCCATTCAG GTGTTTATAGCCTGCGGAGTCGCAAGTTCTGGTGGTAAAGATGACCTTTACCGCAAACCCAAGCCTGGAATGTGGCAACTCATGAAGAAGCACTTTAACTCTGGAATCGAAATTGATATGGATAA ATCGTTCTATGTTGGGGATGCAGCCGGAAGAAAAGGCGATCACAGCGACGCAGACATTAAATTTGCGCAG GCGAATGGATTGAAGTTTTTTACTCCAGAGGAGTACTTTATCGCTTGA
- the LOC106401736 gene encoding polynucleotide 3'-phosphatase ZDP-like isoform X2 → MPIVAEYAKSNRSSCKACSKAIASKTLRVGLISKGPGGFDMTRWHHLECFPADSVSIDSVDDVKGLSALEVRVSHPKKDDQDALAKLVEQCGEPAKEVDEKEEEVTDPESDEIIGEKVKETKGSSASASVIAEYAKSSRSSCKKCSQTIAAKELRLGMVTRDSRGFDMTKWHHLGCFPVESVPVDSVEEIGGFSSLQSDDQDALKELVLQCGKETSVDKMEEDKDESVADKGLAEETNKRKHSQVEEEVEIKKAGSDEKSGQKVKETKDSSASSKVIAEYAKSSRSSCKKCSQPIAAKELRLGMVTRDSRGFDMTKWHHLGCFPVESVPVDSVEDIGGFSSLQNGDQDTLKELVQQCVNKTLKMDEDNDEIGTDYHQTEEANKRKHSQVGEMVVEDEVQTNENQPTTRKPKMNTSESTSQVVAEAEISFSASDVKEKYRDASLLPKWKAFETVIFLERDDGLNDSEKIATFDFDGCLAKTSVKKVGADAWSLMYPSIPEKLQSLYSHGYKLVIFTNESNIDRWKNKRQAAVDSKIGRLNSFIKRVEVPIQVFIACGVASSGGKDDLYRKPKPGMWQLMKKHFNSGIEIDMDKSFYVGDAAGRKGDHSDADIKFAQANGLKFFTPEEYFIA, encoded by the exons ATGCCAATCGTAGCCGAGTACGCGAAGTCGAACCGGTCTTCGTGCAAAGCGTGTTCGAAGGCGATCGCCTCGAAAACCCTAAGGGTGGGGCTGATTAGCAAGGGACCCGGCGGATTCGACATGACCAGGTGGCACCATCTTGAGTGTTTCCCTGCCGATTCGGTGTCGATTGATTCCGTCGATGATGTCAAAGGCTTATCCGCTTTAGAGGTTAGGGTTTCTCATCCAAAG AAAGATGATCAGGATGCTTTGGCGAAACTGGTGGAACAGTGTGGTGAGCCTGCTAAAGAA GTTgatgagaaggaagaagaggttACAGATCCTGAATCAGATGAAATTATtggggagaaggttaaggagaCGAAAGGTTCTTCTGCTTCTGCGAGCGTTATTGCTGAGTATGCTAAATCAAGCAGATCGTCTTGCAAGAAGTGTTCTCAGACGATTGCTGCTAAAGAACTGAGATTAGGGATGGTGACCAGAGACTCTCGGGGATTTGATATGACTAAATGGCATCACTTGGGATGTTTCCCTGTTGAATCAGTTCCAGTTGATTCTGTAGAGGAGATTGGTGGATTTTCATCACTGCAG AGCGATGACCAGGATGCACTAAAGGAATTGGTCCTACAATGCGGGAAGGAGACTTCGGTAGAT AAGATGGAAGAAGATAAAGATGAATCTGTAGCTGATAAAGGGCTAGCGGAGgagacaaacaaaagaaaacattctcag GTTGAGGAAGAGGTAGAGATTAAAAAGGCCGGATCAGATGAAAAAAGTGGGCAGAAAGTTAAGGAGACGAAAGATTCCTCTGCATCTTCAAAAGTTATTGCTGAGTACGCCAAATCAAGCAGATCATCATGCAAGAAGTGCTCTCAGCCGATTGCTGCAAAGGAACTGAGATTGGGGATGGTGACCAGAGACTCTAGGGGATTTGATATGACTAAATGGCATCACTTGGGATGTTTCCCCGTTGAATCAGTTCCAGTTGATTCCGTAGAGGACATTGGTGGATTTTCATCACTGCAG AATGGTGATCAAGATACACTAAAGGAGCTGGTCCAACAATGCGTGAACAAGACCTTG AAGATGGACGAAGATAATGATGAGATTGGAACTGATTACCACCAAACGGAGGaggcaaacaaaagaaaacattctCAG gttGGGGAGATGGTGGTTGAAGATGAAGTGCAAACCAATGAGAACCAACCGACTACTAGAAAACCTAAG ATGAACACCAGTGAGTCAACTTCTCAGGTCGTAGCTGAAGCAGAAATCTCCTTTTCAGCTTCTGATGTGAAGGAAAAGTACAGG GATGCCAGTCTATTACCCAAGTGGAAAGCGTTTGAGACTGTAATATTCCTTGAGCGG GATGATGGCCTTAATGATTCAGAGAAGATAGCTACATTTGATTTTGATGGATGCCTTGCAAAAACATCGGTGAAAAA AGTAGGTGCAGATGCATGGTCACTTATGTATCCTTCTATTCCTGAGAAACTGCAAAGTCTTTATAGTCATGGCTATAAGCTG GTGATTTTCACAAATGAGTCTAACATTGACCGGTGGAAAAACAAAAGACAAGCTGCTGTGGACTCGAAGATTGGACGCCTCAACAGTTTTATCAAGCGTGTAGAGGTCCCCATTCAG GTGTTTATAGCCTGCGGAGTCGCAAGTTCTGGTGGTAAAGATGACCTTTACCGCAAACCCAAGCCTGGAATGTGGCAACTCATGAAGAAGCACTTTAACTCTGGAATCGAAATTGATATGGATAA ATCGTTCTATGTTGGGGATGCAGCCGGAAGAAAAGGCGATCACAGCGACGCAGACATTAAATTTGCGCAG GCGAATGGATTGAAGTTTTTTACTCCAGAGGAGTACTTTATCGCTTGA
- the LOC106401736 gene encoding polynucleotide 3'-phosphatase ZDP-like isoform X3, whose amino-acid sequence MPIVAEYAKSNRSSCKACSKAIASKTLRVGLISKGPGGFDMTRWHHLECFPADSVSIDSVDDVKGLSALEVRVSHPKKDDQDALAKLVEQCGEPAKEQVDEKEEEVTDPESDEIIGEKVKETKGSSASASVIAEYAKSSRSSCKKCSQTIAAKELRLGMVTRDSRGFDMTKWHHLGCFPVESVPVDSVEEIGGFSSLQSDDQDALKELVLQCGKETSKMEEDKDESVADKGLAEETNKRKHSQVEEEVEIKKAGSDEKSGQKVKETKDSSASSKVIAEYAKSSRSSCKKCSQPIAAKELRLGMVTRDSRGFDMTKWHHLGCFPVESVPVDSVEDIGGFSSLQNGDQDTLKELVQQCVNKTLKMDEDNDEIGTDYHQTEEANKRKHSQVGEMVVEDEVQTNENQPTTRKPKMNTSESTSQVVAEAEISFSASDVKEKYRDASLLPKWKAFETVIFLERDDGLNDSEKIATFDFDGCLAKTSVKKVGADAWSLMYPSIPEKLQSLYSHGYKLVIFTNESNIDRWKNKRQAAVDSKIGRLNSFIKRVEVPIQVFIACGVASSGGKDDLYRKPKPGMWQLMKKHFNSGIEIDMDKSFYVGDAAGRKGDHSDADIKFAQANGLKFFTPEEYFIA is encoded by the exons ATGCCAATCGTAGCCGAGTACGCGAAGTCGAACCGGTCTTCGTGCAAAGCGTGTTCGAAGGCGATCGCCTCGAAAACCCTAAGGGTGGGGCTGATTAGCAAGGGACCCGGCGGATTCGACATGACCAGGTGGCACCATCTTGAGTGTTTCCCTGCCGATTCGGTGTCGATTGATTCCGTCGATGATGTCAAAGGCTTATCCGCTTTAGAGGTTAGGGTTTCTCATCCAAAG AAAGATGATCAGGATGCTTTGGCGAAACTGGTGGAACAGTGTGGTGAGCCTGCTAAAGAA CAGGTTgatgagaaggaagaagaggttACAGATCCTGAATCAGATGAAATTATtggggagaaggttaaggagaCGAAAGGTTCTTCTGCTTCTGCGAGCGTTATTGCTGAGTATGCTAAATCAAGCAGATCGTCTTGCAAGAAGTGTTCTCAGACGATTGCTGCTAAAGAACTGAGATTAGGGATGGTGACCAGAGACTCTCGGGGATTTGATATGACTAAATGGCATCACTTGGGATGTTTCCCTGTTGAATCAGTTCCAGTTGATTCTGTAGAGGAGATTGGTGGATTTTCATCACTGCAG AGCGATGACCAGGATGCACTAAAGGAATTGGTCCTACAATGCGGGAAGGAGACTTCG AAGATGGAAGAAGATAAAGATGAATCTGTAGCTGATAAAGGGCTAGCGGAGgagacaaacaaaagaaaacattctcag GTTGAGGAAGAGGTAGAGATTAAAAAGGCCGGATCAGATGAAAAAAGTGGGCAGAAAGTTAAGGAGACGAAAGATTCCTCTGCATCTTCAAAAGTTATTGCTGAGTACGCCAAATCAAGCAGATCATCATGCAAGAAGTGCTCTCAGCCGATTGCTGCAAAGGAACTGAGATTGGGGATGGTGACCAGAGACTCTAGGGGATTTGATATGACTAAATGGCATCACTTGGGATGTTTCCCCGTTGAATCAGTTCCAGTTGATTCCGTAGAGGACATTGGTGGATTTTCATCACTGCAG AATGGTGATCAAGATACACTAAAGGAGCTGGTCCAACAATGCGTGAACAAGACCTTG AAGATGGACGAAGATAATGATGAGATTGGAACTGATTACCACCAAACGGAGGaggcaaacaaaagaaaacattctCAG gttGGGGAGATGGTGGTTGAAGATGAAGTGCAAACCAATGAGAACCAACCGACTACTAGAAAACCTAAG ATGAACACCAGTGAGTCAACTTCTCAGGTCGTAGCTGAAGCAGAAATCTCCTTTTCAGCTTCTGATGTGAAGGAAAAGTACAGG GATGCCAGTCTATTACCCAAGTGGAAAGCGTTTGAGACTGTAATATTCCTTGAGCGG GATGATGGCCTTAATGATTCAGAGAAGATAGCTACATTTGATTTTGATGGATGCCTTGCAAAAACATCGGTGAAAAA AGTAGGTGCAGATGCATGGTCACTTATGTATCCTTCTATTCCTGAGAAACTGCAAAGTCTTTATAGTCATGGCTATAAGCTG GTGATTTTCACAAATGAGTCTAACATTGACCGGTGGAAAAACAAAAGACAAGCTGCTGTGGACTCGAAGATTGGACGCCTCAACAGTTTTATCAAGCGTGTAGAGGTCCCCATTCAG GTGTTTATAGCCTGCGGAGTCGCAAGTTCTGGTGGTAAAGATGACCTTTACCGCAAACCCAAGCCTGGAATGTGGCAACTCATGAAGAAGCACTTTAACTCTGGAATCGAAATTGATATGGATAA ATCGTTCTATGTTGGGGATGCAGCCGGAAGAAAAGGCGATCACAGCGACGCAGACATTAAATTTGCGCAG GCGAATGGATTGAAGTTTTTTACTCCAGAGGAGTACTTTATCGCTTGA
- the LOC106401736 gene encoding polynucleotide 3'-phosphatase ZDP-like isoform X1: protein MPIVAEYAKSNRSSCKACSKAIASKTLRVGLISKGPGGFDMTRWHHLECFPADSVSIDSVDDVKGLSALEVRVSHPKKDDQDALAKLVEQCGEPAKEQVDEKEEEVTDPESDEIIGEKVKETKGSSASASVIAEYAKSSRSSCKKCSQTIAAKELRLGMVTRDSRGFDMTKWHHLGCFPVESVPVDSVEEIGGFSSLQSDDQDALKELVLQCGKETSVDKMEEDKDESVADKGLAEETNKRKHSQVEEEVEIKKAGSDEKSGQKVKETKDSSASSKVIAEYAKSSRSSCKKCSQPIAAKELRLGMVTRDSRGFDMTKWHHLGCFPVESVPVDSVEDIGGFSSLQNGDQDTLKELVQQCVNKTLKMDEDNDEIGTDYHQTEEANKRKHSQVGEMVVEDEVQTNENQPTTRKPKMNTSESTSQVVAEAEISFSASDVKEKYRDASLLPKWKAFETVIFLERDDGLNDSEKIATFDFDGCLAKTSVKKVGADAWSLMYPSIPEKLQSLYSHGYKLVIFTNESNIDRWKNKRQAAVDSKIGRLNSFIKRVEVPIQVFIACGVASSGGKDDLYRKPKPGMWQLMKKHFNSGIEIDMDKSFYVGDAAGRKGDHSDADIKFAQANGLKFFTPEEYFIA, encoded by the exons ATGCCAATCGTAGCCGAGTACGCGAAGTCGAACCGGTCTTCGTGCAAAGCGTGTTCGAAGGCGATCGCCTCGAAAACCCTAAGGGTGGGGCTGATTAGCAAGGGACCCGGCGGATTCGACATGACCAGGTGGCACCATCTTGAGTGTTTCCCTGCCGATTCGGTGTCGATTGATTCCGTCGATGATGTCAAAGGCTTATCCGCTTTAGAGGTTAGGGTTTCTCATCCAAAG AAAGATGATCAGGATGCTTTGGCGAAACTGGTGGAACAGTGTGGTGAGCCTGCTAAAGAA CAGGTTgatgagaaggaagaagaggttACAGATCCTGAATCAGATGAAATTATtggggagaaggttaaggagaCGAAAGGTTCTTCTGCTTCTGCGAGCGTTATTGCTGAGTATGCTAAATCAAGCAGATCGTCTTGCAAGAAGTGTTCTCAGACGATTGCTGCTAAAGAACTGAGATTAGGGATGGTGACCAGAGACTCTCGGGGATTTGATATGACTAAATGGCATCACTTGGGATGTTTCCCTGTTGAATCAGTTCCAGTTGATTCTGTAGAGGAGATTGGTGGATTTTCATCACTGCAG AGCGATGACCAGGATGCACTAAAGGAATTGGTCCTACAATGCGGGAAGGAGACTTCGGTAGAT AAGATGGAAGAAGATAAAGATGAATCTGTAGCTGATAAAGGGCTAGCGGAGgagacaaacaaaagaaaacattctcag GTTGAGGAAGAGGTAGAGATTAAAAAGGCCGGATCAGATGAAAAAAGTGGGCAGAAAGTTAAGGAGACGAAAGATTCCTCTGCATCTTCAAAAGTTATTGCTGAGTACGCCAAATCAAGCAGATCATCATGCAAGAAGTGCTCTCAGCCGATTGCTGCAAAGGAACTGAGATTGGGGATGGTGACCAGAGACTCTAGGGGATTTGATATGACTAAATGGCATCACTTGGGATGTTTCCCCGTTGAATCAGTTCCAGTTGATTCCGTAGAGGACATTGGTGGATTTTCATCACTGCAG AATGGTGATCAAGATACACTAAAGGAGCTGGTCCAACAATGCGTGAACAAGACCTTG AAGATGGACGAAGATAATGATGAGATTGGAACTGATTACCACCAAACGGAGGaggcaaacaaaagaaaacattctCAG gttGGGGAGATGGTGGTTGAAGATGAAGTGCAAACCAATGAGAACCAACCGACTACTAGAAAACCTAAG ATGAACACCAGTGAGTCAACTTCTCAGGTCGTAGCTGAAGCAGAAATCTCCTTTTCAGCTTCTGATGTGAAGGAAAAGTACAGG GATGCCAGTCTATTACCCAAGTGGAAAGCGTTTGAGACTGTAATATTCCTTGAGCGG GATGATGGCCTTAATGATTCAGAGAAGATAGCTACATTTGATTTTGATGGATGCCTTGCAAAAACATCGGTGAAAAA AGTAGGTGCAGATGCATGGTCACTTATGTATCCTTCTATTCCTGAGAAACTGCAAAGTCTTTATAGTCATGGCTATAAGCTG GTGATTTTCACAAATGAGTCTAACATTGACCGGTGGAAAAACAAAAGACAAGCTGCTGTGGACTCGAAGATTGGACGCCTCAACAGTTTTATCAAGCGTGTAGAGGTCCCCATTCAG GTGTTTATAGCCTGCGGAGTCGCAAGTTCTGGTGGTAAAGATGACCTTTACCGCAAACCCAAGCCTGGAATGTGGCAACTCATGAAGAAGCACTTTAACTCTGGAATCGAAATTGATATGGATAA ATCGTTCTATGTTGGGGATGCAGCCGGAAGAAAAGGCGATCACAGCGACGCAGACATTAAATTTGCGCAG GCGAATGGATTGAAGTTTTTTACTCCAGAGGAGTACTTTATCGCTTGA
- the LOC106401736 gene encoding polynucleotide 3'-phosphatase ZDP-like isoform X6, which yields MPIVAEYAKSNRSSCKACSKAIASKTLRVGLISKGPGGFDMTRWHHLECFPADSVSIDSVDDVKGLSALEKDDQDALAKLVEQCGEPAKEVDEKEEEVTDPESDEIIGEKVKETKGSSASASVIAEYAKSSRSSCKKCSQTIAAKELRLGMVTRDSRGFDMTKWHHLGCFPVESVPVDSVEEIGGFSSLQSDDQDALKELVLQCGKETSKMEEDKDESVADKGLAEETNKRKHSQVEEEVEIKKAGSDEKSGQKVKETKDSSASSKVIAEYAKSSRSSCKKCSQPIAAKELRLGMVTRDSRGFDMTKWHHLGCFPVESVPVDSVEDIGGFSSLQNGDQDTLKELVQQCVNKTLKMDEDNDEIGTDYHQTEEANKRKHSQVGEMVVEDEVQTNENQPTTRKPKMNTSESTSQVVAEAEISFSASDVKEKYRDASLLPKWKAFETVIFLERDDGLNDSEKIATFDFDGCLAKTSVKKVGADAWSLMYPSIPEKLQSLYSHGYKLVIFTNESNIDRWKNKRQAAVDSKIGRLNSFIKRVEVPIQVFIACGVASSGGKDDLYRKPKPGMWQLMKKHFNSGIEIDMDKSFYVGDAAGRKGDHSDADIKFAQANGLKFFTPEEYFIA from the exons ATGCCAATCGTAGCCGAGTACGCGAAGTCGAACCGGTCTTCGTGCAAAGCGTGTTCGAAGGCGATCGCCTCGAAAACCCTAAGGGTGGGGCTGATTAGCAAGGGACCCGGCGGATTCGACATGACCAGGTGGCACCATCTTGAGTGTTTCCCTGCCGATTCGGTGTCGATTGATTCCGTCGATGATGTCAAAGGCTTATCCGCTTTAGAG AAAGATGATCAGGATGCTTTGGCGAAACTGGTGGAACAGTGTGGTGAGCCTGCTAAAGAA GTTgatgagaaggaagaagaggttACAGATCCTGAATCAGATGAAATTATtggggagaaggttaaggagaCGAAAGGTTCTTCTGCTTCTGCGAGCGTTATTGCTGAGTATGCTAAATCAAGCAGATCGTCTTGCAAGAAGTGTTCTCAGACGATTGCTGCTAAAGAACTGAGATTAGGGATGGTGACCAGAGACTCTCGGGGATTTGATATGACTAAATGGCATCACTTGGGATGTTTCCCTGTTGAATCAGTTCCAGTTGATTCTGTAGAGGAGATTGGTGGATTTTCATCACTGCAG AGCGATGACCAGGATGCACTAAAGGAATTGGTCCTACAATGCGGGAAGGAGACTTCG AAGATGGAAGAAGATAAAGATGAATCTGTAGCTGATAAAGGGCTAGCGGAGgagacaaacaaaagaaaacattctcag GTTGAGGAAGAGGTAGAGATTAAAAAGGCCGGATCAGATGAAAAAAGTGGGCAGAAAGTTAAGGAGACGAAAGATTCCTCTGCATCTTCAAAAGTTATTGCTGAGTACGCCAAATCAAGCAGATCATCATGCAAGAAGTGCTCTCAGCCGATTGCTGCAAAGGAACTGAGATTGGGGATGGTGACCAGAGACTCTAGGGGATTTGATATGACTAAATGGCATCACTTGGGATGTTTCCCCGTTGAATCAGTTCCAGTTGATTCCGTAGAGGACATTGGTGGATTTTCATCACTGCAG AATGGTGATCAAGATACACTAAAGGAGCTGGTCCAACAATGCGTGAACAAGACCTTG AAGATGGACGAAGATAATGATGAGATTGGAACTGATTACCACCAAACGGAGGaggcaaacaaaagaaaacattctCAG gttGGGGAGATGGTGGTTGAAGATGAAGTGCAAACCAATGAGAACCAACCGACTACTAGAAAACCTAAG ATGAACACCAGTGAGTCAACTTCTCAGGTCGTAGCTGAAGCAGAAATCTCCTTTTCAGCTTCTGATGTGAAGGAAAAGTACAGG GATGCCAGTCTATTACCCAAGTGGAAAGCGTTTGAGACTGTAATATTCCTTGAGCGG GATGATGGCCTTAATGATTCAGAGAAGATAGCTACATTTGATTTTGATGGATGCCTTGCAAAAACATCGGTGAAAAA AGTAGGTGCAGATGCATGGTCACTTATGTATCCTTCTATTCCTGAGAAACTGCAAAGTCTTTATAGTCATGGCTATAAGCTG GTGATTTTCACAAATGAGTCTAACATTGACCGGTGGAAAAACAAAAGACAAGCTGCTGTGGACTCGAAGATTGGACGCCTCAACAGTTTTATCAAGCGTGTAGAGGTCCCCATTCAG GTGTTTATAGCCTGCGGAGTCGCAAGTTCTGGTGGTAAAGATGACCTTTACCGCAAACCCAAGCCTGGAATGTGGCAACTCATGAAGAAGCACTTTAACTCTGGAATCGAAATTGATATGGATAA ATCGTTCTATGTTGGGGATGCAGCCGGAAGAAAAGGCGATCACAGCGACGCAGACATTAAATTTGCGCAG GCGAATGGATTGAAGTTTTTTACTCCAGAGGAGTACTTTATCGCTTGA